The proteins below are encoded in one region of Micromonospora pisi:
- a CDS encoding hemerythrin domain-containing protein, translated as MSTDALVLLKEDHKEIRALFNEFQQAGENATKKKGAIVERILEALTVHTYIENECMYPETRKLLPDLEDDVLESYEEHHVADVLCLELAAMKPEDERFDAKTMVLIENVTHHIEEEEEEWFPKVREGLGRKKLQEIGERMIELREQAPRKPTDPKAMKKAVDAATA; from the coding sequence ATGTCAACCGACGCTCTTGTTCTCTTGAAGGAGGACCACAAGGAAATCCGGGCATTGTTCAACGAGTTCCAGCAGGCCGGCGAGAACGCCACAAAGAAGAAGGGCGCAATTGTCGAGCGCATTCTTGAGGCGTTGACCGTGCACACGTACATCGAGAACGAGTGCATGTACCCGGAGACCCGGAAGCTGCTGCCCGACCTCGAGGACGACGTGCTCGAATCGTACGAGGAACACCATGTGGCCGACGTACTCTGCCTGGAACTCGCCGCGATGAAGCCGGAGGACGAGCGCTTCGACGCCAAGACCATGGTGCTGATCGAGAACGTCACCCACCACATTGAGGAAGAGGAAGAGGAATGGTTCCCGAAGGTGCGTGAGGGGCTCGGCCGGAAGAAGTTGCAGGAGATCGGCGAGCGCATGATCGAACTGCGCGAGCAGGCGCCCCGGAAGCCGACCGATCCGAAGGCGATGAAGAAGGCGGTGGACGCGGCGACCGCCTGA
- a CDS encoding DUF2188 domain-containing protein, with translation MSRSEFHVVPDGGRWKIEQGSRGFGTYATKQEAVDKGREAARANQPSQLVLHTADGRVETEYTYQDDPYPPKG, from the coding sequence ATGAGCCGCAGCGAATTTCACGTCGTACCCGATGGTGGTCGCTGGAAGATCGAACAGGGATCACGCGGGTTCGGCACGTATGCCACCAAACAGGAGGCCGTCGACAAGGGCCGGGAGGCCGCCCGCGCGAACCAGCCGAGCCAGCTGGTCCTGCACACCGCCGACGGGCGGGTCGAGACCGAGTACACCTACCAGGACGACCCGTACCCGCCGAAGGGCTGA
- a CDS encoding ABC transporter substrate-binding protein → MKTRRALATLSVLTVVAAGLTGCGDDGGGGGASGSSLDVLVQANSIYPEQQRQWFADVSARFAAETGVTVRFETFASPNDELTKIQTSVLSSQGPDVYSLGTTFTPTAYATGAFVELSDDDWAKIGGREKFLPAALGISGPEPGKEVGVPFASRPFVMAYNKELLASAGIDRPAESWDGLREQARRLTTDGRYGLAIAYADSFDPWKFIWAMTVQAGNPLVDGGSLRLDDPATLAAYRTYLGFAATDKVVDPAAVGWKNAQAIAAFAAGKAAFLPMVSATSKVTLDASPVAGKYAYAIMPTVPPGASTLPAQGRPATSILSGDNLVVAKYSRNKDAALKLIKMLTDPEMQGLYYRTFGELPTNAEAAAALAGDPALAAVVDSSSKSVGTPFTGAWSQIQLALVNVVVQSIPGLSAGRVDETGLRSLLAEAQTTGQAALDKAK, encoded by the coding sequence ATGAAGACGCGACGAGCCCTGGCCACCCTGTCCGTTCTGACCGTGGTCGCCGCCGGCCTGACCGGCTGTGGCGACGACGGCGGTGGGGGCGGCGCCAGCGGCTCCAGCCTGGACGTCCTGGTCCAGGCGAACTCCATCTACCCCGAGCAGCAGCGGCAGTGGTTCGCCGACGTCTCGGCCCGGTTCGCCGCCGAGACCGGCGTGACCGTACGGTTCGAGACCTTCGCCTCCCCGAACGACGAGCTGACGAAGATCCAGACCTCGGTCCTCTCCAGCCAGGGGCCGGACGTCTACTCCCTCGGCACCACCTTCACTCCGACCGCGTACGCCACCGGGGCGTTCGTGGAGCTCAGCGACGACGACTGGGCGAAGATCGGCGGGCGGGAGAAGTTCCTCCCCGCCGCCCTCGGCATCTCCGGACCCGAACCGGGCAAGGAGGTCGGTGTCCCCTTCGCCAGCCGGCCGTTCGTGATGGCGTACAATAAGGAACTGCTCGCCTCGGCCGGAATCGACCGGCCGGCCGAGAGCTGGGACGGCCTGCGCGAGCAGGCGCGGCGGCTCACCACCGACGGCCGGTACGGTCTCGCGATCGCCTACGCCGACTCGTTCGACCCGTGGAAGTTCATCTGGGCGATGACCGTCCAGGCCGGCAACCCCCTGGTGGACGGTGGGTCGCTGCGGCTCGACGACCCGGCCACGCTCGCCGCGTACCGCACCTATCTGGGCTTCGCGGCGACCGACAAGGTGGTCGACCCGGCCGCGGTCGGCTGGAAGAACGCCCAGGCCATCGCGGCGTTCGCGGCGGGCAAGGCGGCGTTCCTGCCGATGGTGTCGGCGACCTCCAAGGTGACCCTGGACGCCTCCCCGGTCGCCGGTAAGTACGCCTACGCGATCATGCCCACCGTTCCGCCCGGCGCGTCGACGCTCCCCGCCCAGGGCCGCCCGGCGACGAGCATCCTCTCCGGTGACAACCTCGTGGTGGCGAAGTACAGCCGGAACAAGGACGCCGCCCTCAAGCTGATCAAGATGCTGACCGACCCGGAGATGCAGGGCCTCTACTACAGGACCTTCGGCGAACTGCCGACCAACGCCGAGGCCGCCGCCGCCCTGGCCGGCGATCCGGCGCTCGCGGCCGTGGTCGACTCCTCCTCGAAGTCGGTCGGCACCCCGTTCACCGGGGCCTGGAGCCAGATCCAGTTGGCGCTGGTCAACGTGGTGGTCCAGTCGATCCCCGGGCTCTCCGCCGGCCGGGTCGACGAGACCGGACTGCGGTCGCTGCTGGCCGAGGCGCAGACCACCGGCCAGGCGGCGCTGGACAAGGCCAAATGA
- a CDS encoding carbohydrate ABC transporter permease, producing the protein MSRTRQRHRPLWMLVPGGVLTFVVIVVPLLTAVYISLLDLDQYSIRQWVGAPFVALANYVEAVRASHLLHAIGVSLGYALLATVLTLPLGVAAALATHDRFRGRALVRSVFLVPYVLPAFVVGTVWRIILQPDGVANSALAWFGVAPGLWLNGPRSFWALVIVQVWTAWPLVYLLAVSGLHTVDPVVHEAAALDGAGWSAKLWYVIAPYLRGPVSLALVISFLHHVNNFTLPFVLFGVPSPRDVEVLPVLTYVESFQNFRFGLSAAMAVLSLLLVAIPIAIYLRAVRLDTSDEGRTP; encoded by the coding sequence ATGAGCCGTACGCGGCAACGCCACCGTCCCCTCTGGATGCTGGTCCCCGGTGGCGTACTGACCTTCGTGGTGATTGTCGTACCGCTGCTCACCGCGGTCTACATCTCCCTGCTCGACCTCGACCAGTACTCGATCCGGCAGTGGGTGGGAGCGCCCTTCGTGGCGCTGGCGAACTACGTCGAGGCGGTACGCGCCTCACACCTGCTCCACGCGATCGGCGTCAGCCTCGGGTACGCCCTTCTCGCCACCGTGCTGACCCTCCCGCTCGGCGTTGCCGCCGCGCTCGCCACCCACGACCGGTTCCGGGGGCGCGCGCTGGTCCGCTCGGTCTTCCTGGTCCCGTACGTGCTGCCGGCCTTCGTCGTCGGCACCGTCTGGCGGATCATCCTGCAACCCGACGGCGTGGCGAACTCGGCGCTGGCGTGGTTCGGGGTCGCACCCGGGCTCTGGCTCAACGGTCCGCGCAGTTTCTGGGCCCTGGTCATCGTGCAGGTCTGGACCGCCTGGCCCCTGGTCTACCTGCTGGCCGTCTCCGGACTGCACACCGTCGACCCGGTGGTGCACGAGGCCGCCGCGCTCGACGGCGCCGGCTGGTCGGCCAAGCTCTGGTACGTCATCGCGCCCTACCTGCGCGGCCCGGTCTCGCTGGCACTGGTCATCTCCTTCCTGCACCACGTCAACAACTTCACCCTCCCGTTCGTGCTCTTCGGGGTGCCGAGCCCGCGCGACGTCGAGGTCCTGCCGGTGCTGACGTACGTGGAGAGCTTCCAGAACTTCCGCTTCGGACTCAGCGCGGCGATGGCGGTGCTCTCGCTGCTGCTGGTCGCGATCCCGATCGCGATCTACCTGCGCGCGGTCCGCCTCGACACCTCGGACGAGGGGCGCACACCATGA
- a CDS encoding Gfo/Idh/MocA family protein, whose protein sequence is MNGGTTDPSVPAPIGVAIVGAGIIGANHAAAVHRHHRLRVAALVDPDQAAAIGLADRVAGMTGSEPPPRYPTLDAALAGQPIGLVAICTPSGLHAPLAEQALAAGAHVVIEKPLEVTLGRARKLADLATDAQERGLVVSVVSQHRFDPAAVAVASAVTAGELGLITSAVATVPWWREQGYYDSAGWRGTRAYDGGGALMNQGVHTVDLLLWLLGQPVEVAAQTARLAHHGIEVEDVAVATIRFRSGALATLHATTAAYPGLGVRLQVHGTRGSAVIDDDQLEYFHVAADDDVAPHRPPNQAAARVPAADLRGALKAGDGFVLGHLRQYRDVVEAIDHRRPPGVRVEDGLAALALVEAVYRSAALGRPVRYDDVLAGAYDDPPTVVGNVPVPSGDEGRRS, encoded by the coding sequence ATGAACGGCGGCACAACCGACCCGTCCGTACCCGCCCCGATCGGCGTCGCCATCGTCGGCGCCGGCATCATCGGCGCCAACCACGCGGCCGCCGTACACCGGCATCACCGGCTTCGGGTGGCCGCGTTGGTCGACCCCGACCAGGCGGCCGCCATCGGTCTGGCCGACCGGGTCGCCGGGATGACCGGGTCCGAGCCGCCACCGCGCTACCCGACGCTCGACGCCGCCCTCGCCGGTCAGCCGATCGGCCTGGTCGCGATCTGTACGCCGAGCGGCCTGCACGCCCCACTCGCCGAACAGGCCCTGGCGGCCGGTGCCCACGTCGTGATCGAGAAGCCGTTGGAGGTCACCCTCGGGCGGGCCCGGAAACTCGCCGACCTCGCCACCGACGCGCAAGAGCGGGGACTCGTCGTCTCCGTGGTCAGCCAGCACCGTTTCGACCCGGCCGCCGTGGCGGTGGCCAGTGCCGTCACCGCCGGTGAACTCGGGTTGATCACCTCGGCGGTGGCGACCGTGCCATGGTGGCGTGAGCAGGGCTACTACGACTCGGCGGGCTGGCGCGGCACCCGGGCGTACGACGGCGGCGGCGCGCTGATGAACCAGGGGGTGCACACCGTGGACCTGCTGCTCTGGCTGCTCGGCCAACCGGTCGAGGTCGCCGCCCAGACGGCGCGGCTGGCGCACCACGGGATCGAGGTCGAGGACGTCGCGGTCGCCACGATCCGGTTCCGGTCCGGTGCGCTGGCCACCCTGCACGCGACCACCGCCGCCTACCCGGGCCTGGGCGTCCGGCTCCAGGTGCACGGCACCCGGGGCAGCGCGGTCATCGACGACGACCAACTCGAGTACTTCCATGTCGCCGCCGACGACGACGTCGCGCCGCATCGTCCGCCCAACCAGGCCGCCGCCCGGGTCCCCGCCGCTGACCTGCGCGGGGCGCTGAAAGCCGGGGACGGCTTCGTGCTCGGGCATCTGCGTCAGTACCGGGACGTGGTGGAGGCCATCGACCACCGGCGCCCACCGGGTGTCCGGGTCGAGGACGGGCTCGCCGCACTCGCCCTGGTCGAGGCGGTCTACCGGTCCGCCGCGCTGGGCCGGCCGGTGCGGTACGACGACGTGCTGGCCGGCGCGTACGACGACCCGCCCACGGTGGTCGGGAACGTGCCGGTGCCGAGTGGAGACGAGGGGCGACGCTCATGA
- a CDS encoding TIGR03557 family F420-dependent LLM class oxidoreductase: protein MRIGYFLSSEEYTPAELLEQARGAERAGFEALWISDHFHPWVDAQGQSPFVWSTIGALSQVCRLPVTTAVTCPTVRIHPAIIAQAAATSAVMHEGRFVLGVGSGEALNEHILGDAWPSADVRLEMLEESVELIRELWKGEFTNHHGKHYTVENARIYTQPETPPPIYVSGFGPRAVDLAARIGDGYMSTMPDGDLVKRFRDGGGGNKPCQAGFKAAYASSEAEGARIAYERWPNSGVPGELSQVLPSPRHFEQAAELVTEEMVRKAFVCGNDPDAHLEMIDQYAKAGFDEVYVANTGPHYQGLFDLYAERVLPAVRDQRR from the coding sequence ATGCGCATCGGATATTTTCTCTCCAGCGAGGAGTACACCCCCGCCGAGCTGCTGGAGCAGGCGCGCGGCGCCGAACGGGCCGGCTTCGAGGCGCTGTGGATCTCCGACCACTTCCACCCCTGGGTCGACGCCCAGGGACAGAGTCCGTTCGTCTGGTCCACGATCGGCGCACTCAGCCAGGTCTGCCGGCTGCCCGTCACCACCGCCGTCACCTGCCCGACCGTACGCATCCACCCGGCGATCATCGCCCAGGCGGCGGCGACCAGCGCGGTGATGCACGAGGGTCGCTTCGTACTCGGCGTCGGCAGCGGCGAGGCGCTAAACGAGCACATTCTCGGTGACGCCTGGCCGAGCGCGGACGTACGCCTGGAGATGCTGGAGGAGTCCGTCGAGCTGATCCGCGAGCTGTGGAAGGGCGAGTTCACCAACCACCACGGCAAGCACTACACGGTGGAGAACGCCCGGATCTACACCCAGCCGGAGACTCCCCCGCCCATCTACGTCTCCGGCTTCGGGCCCAGGGCCGTGGACCTGGCCGCCCGGATCGGCGACGGCTACATGAGCACCATGCCGGACGGGGACCTGGTCAAGCGGTTCCGTGACGGTGGTGGCGGGAACAAGCCGTGCCAGGCCGGCTTCAAGGCGGCGTACGCGAGCAGCGAGGCCGAGGGCGCGCGGATCGCGTACGAGCGCTGGCCGAACTCCGGGGTGCCGGGCGAACTGTCCCAGGTGCTGCCCTCGCCCCGGCACTTCGAGCAGGCCGCCGAACTGGTCACCGAGGAGATGGTGCGCAAGGCGTTCGTCTGCGGCAACGATCCGGACGCCCACCTGGAGATGATCGACCAGTACGCCAAGGCGGGCTTCGACGAGGTCTACGTCGCCAACACCGGCCCGCACTACCAGGGCCTGTTCGACCTCTACGCCGAGCGGGTGCTGCCGGCGGTGCGGGACCAGCGACGCTGA
- a CDS encoding carbohydrate ABC transporter permease produces the protein MTVRRRSTRSTEINRLLPGPLRAVVLAVGLLLVGAPLLYMFLASINSDLAVAAGEFLPRDPDLGNYRRIWSTTDLGPGLLNSVLVAGAVAVVCALVSIVSAYVLVRVAFRGRIAILRGLLALQTIPGTLMLLPVFVLFASAATVLGVPVIGTRWALFLTYLTFGLPFSTWVMVTYLRGLPRELDEAARVDGASSWRVLTRIIVPLSWPGLTVSGIFAFLLGWNDVLFASVLTNPQTRTAAVSLQIFGATQEGGAIPVYGQLMAAALICAVPVVTLYLFFQRYLVSGLTTGGVK, from the coding sequence ATGACCGTCCGGCGCCGATCCACCCGCTCGACCGAGATCAACCGACTGTTGCCCGGACCGCTGCGCGCCGTCGTCCTCGCCGTCGGGCTGCTGCTGGTCGGCGCGCCGCTGCTCTACATGTTCCTCGCCTCGATCAACTCCGACCTGGCCGTCGCCGCCGGTGAGTTCCTGCCCCGCGACCCCGACCTCGGCAACTACCGGCGGATCTGGTCCACCACCGACCTCGGCCCCGGCCTGCTCAACAGTGTGCTGGTCGCCGGAGCCGTCGCGGTGGTCTGCGCACTGGTCTCGATCGTCAGCGCGTACGTCCTGGTCCGCGTCGCGTTCCGGGGCCGGATCGCGATCCTGCGCGGGCTGCTCGCGTTGCAGACCATCCCGGGCACGCTGATGCTGCTGCCGGTCTTCGTGCTCTTCGCCAGCGCGGCGACGGTGCTCGGCGTCCCGGTGATCGGCACCCGCTGGGCCCTCTTCCTCACCTACCTGACCTTCGGATTGCCCTTCTCCACCTGGGTGATGGTCACCTACCTGCGGGGTCTGCCGCGCGAGCTGGACGAGGCGGCCCGGGTCGACGGGGCGTCGTCCTGGCGGGTGCTGACCCGGATCATCGTGCCGCTGAGCTGGCCCGGTCTCACCGTGTCGGGCATCTTCGCGTTCCTGCTCGGCTGGAACGACGTGCTCTTCGCCTCGGTGCTGACCAATCCGCAGACCCGTACCGCCGCGGTGTCGCTGCAGATCTTCGGCGCCACCCAGGAGGGCGGGGCGATCCCGGTGTACGGCCAACTGATGGCGGCGGCGCTGATCTGCGCCGTACCGGTCGTCACCCTCTACCTCTTCTTCCAGCGCTACCTGGTCAGCGGCCTCACCACCGGCGGGGTCAAGTGA
- a CDS encoding DUF4235 domain-containing protein, with translation MGKGINRLAYKPVGLLLGVAAGAVAGMVFKQVWKTAAGDDDAPNATDEERGWGEILAAAALQGAIFAVVKAAVDRSGAVAVRRATGNWPT, from the coding sequence ATGGGCAAGGGCATCAACCGGCTCGCCTACAAACCGGTGGGCCTCCTGCTCGGTGTCGCGGCCGGTGCGGTCGCCGGGATGGTCTTCAAGCAGGTGTGGAAGACGGCTGCCGGTGACGACGACGCGCCGAACGCCACGGACGAGGAGCGGGGCTGGGGCGAGATCCTGGCCGCCGCCGCACTTCAGGGAGCCATTTTCGCGGTGGTGAAGGCGGCCGTCGACCGCAGCGGCGCGGTCGCCGTACGCCGAGCCACCGGCAACTGGCCCACCTGA
- a CDS encoding glycosyltransferase 87 family protein codes for MLWRRSNSWWLLFAAVAVVSSVLVLRRPPGDRLSDLHIYHGAAQAVAAARPLYEYVAANGGPFTYPPFAMLLFRPVMALPEPVVQVIWLLGVCAAVAAVAATLARGINTAPRHRPAVVAVVACALLLSAPVQSNLRFGQVSIFIVLLALVDAAGLTPARYRGALVGVAAAIKLTPLLFVVFFLVCRRWRDAGRATAAFAGCAVLAALVLTGDSWAYWTGTMLETSRIGNLASLGNQSVHGMLMRIGVAPQTLPLLWAVLVALVCGTALLRARQVAAAEPVRAAVLVGCATVVASPVSWTHHQVWTVLAAMLMVAAQGVPRRVAGVVLLLVMTVSLGAALGDVSTFPGVQFLLENARAFGAVAVCLAGLGGVAVLAARTSRRAGDRRGWLRAVTAATATLACFAVLPLPAGADPTFKAYRLADVDNPRYFYFCREPVECARLATGAPVRFAVVREKTKVRVNGVVDGTVARLEYRSAPGGAPRVIPLLEVHPAQRTFSFRSANMAHGQLVAYAADGRILASYRDELNP; via the coding sequence ATGCTGTGGCGCAGGTCCAACTCGTGGTGGCTGCTCTTCGCCGCGGTCGCCGTCGTGTCGTCGGTGCTGGTCCTGCGCCGACCCCCCGGTGACCGCCTCTCCGACCTGCACATCTACCACGGTGCGGCGCAGGCCGTGGCCGCCGCCCGACCGCTGTACGAGTACGTCGCGGCGAATGGTGGCCCGTTCACCTACCCACCGTTCGCGATGCTGCTGTTCCGCCCGGTCATGGCCCTGCCGGAGCCCGTGGTCCAGGTGATCTGGCTGCTCGGCGTCTGTGCGGCGGTGGCCGCCGTCGCGGCCACCCTCGCCCGGGGCATCAACACCGCACCCCGCCACCGGCCGGCCGTCGTCGCCGTCGTCGCGTGCGCCCTGCTGCTCTCCGCTCCCGTGCAGAGCAATCTCCGCTTCGGACAGGTCAGCATCTTCATCGTGCTGCTGGCCCTGGTCGACGCGGCCGGCCTCACCCCCGCCCGCTACCGGGGTGCGCTGGTCGGCGTCGCCGCCGCGATCAAGCTGACCCCGCTGCTCTTCGTCGTCTTCTTCCTGGTGTGCCGCCGGTGGCGCGACGCGGGCCGGGCGACGGCGGCGTTCGCCGGGTGCGCCGTGCTGGCGGCACTGGTGTTGACCGGGGACAGCTGGGCGTACTGGACCGGGACCATGCTGGAGACGTCCCGGATCGGGAACCTGGCCTCGCTCGGCAACCAGTCGGTGCACGGCATGCTGATGCGAATCGGGGTCGCGCCGCAGACCCTCCCGCTGCTCTGGGCGGTGCTGGTCGCGCTGGTCTGCGGCACCGCACTGCTGCGTGCCCGGCAGGTGGCGGCGGCCGAACCGGTACGCGCGGCGGTGCTGGTCGGCTGCGCCACCGTGGTCGCGTCTCCGGTCTCCTGGACCCACCACCAGGTCTGGACCGTGCTGGCGGCGATGCTGATGGTGGCGGCGCAGGGGGTGCCGCGTCGGGTCGCCGGGGTGGTCCTGCTGCTCGTCATGACCGTTTCGCTCGGGGCGGCACTCGGAGACGTGTCGACCTTTCCCGGGGTGCAGTTCCTGCTGGAGAACGCCCGCGCGTTCGGGGCGGTCGCGGTCTGCCTGGCCGGGCTCGGCGGCGTCGCCGTGCTGGCGGCCCGCACCTCCCGGCGGGCCGGTGACCGGCGCGGCTGGCTGCGCGCGGTCACCGCCGCCACCGCCACGTTGGCCTGCTTCGCGGTGCTGCCACTGCCGGCCGGCGCGGACCCGACGTTCAAGGCGTACCGCCTCGCCGACGTCGACAACCCACGCTACTTCTACTTCTGCCGGGAGCCGGTGGAGTGCGCCCGCCTGGCGACCGGCGCACCGGTGCGGTTCGCGGTGGTCCGGGAGAAGACCAAGGTACGGGTGAACGGTGTCGTCGACGGCACCGTCGCCCGCCTGGAATACCGCTCCGCCCCCGGTGGCGCGCCCCGGGTCATCCCACTGTTGGAGGTGCATCCGGCACAGCGGACCTTCTCGTTCCGCAGTGCGAACATGGCCCACGGCCAACTGGTCGCGTACGCGGCCGACGGGCGGATCCTGGCCAGTTACCGCGACGAACTCAATCCCTAG
- a CDS encoding sugar phosphate isomerase/epimerase family protein: MRFSVFTASTPQWSPSQAAEALAEQGWDGIEWRITDQEPAAEPGFWVGNRATWPLLGLEEHLAEIDRVTRASGLEFSGLGGYVPSHDRANVERMLNATAVLGAGRVRVTMPALGTGRYPDLFAATRRDLEWAAERAAGYGVSVLVELHHRTIVASASAAVRLVDGLDPARVGVIHDIGNLVIEGQEDYLAAFEMLGPYLAHVHVKNAVWRPVGQRPDGSTVWAEQWAPLRDGQADLGAYFGALAEVGYDGWVTVEDFSTARPLAERTRDNLAYLRTLAERVRVADPSGS; the protein is encoded by the coding sequence ATGAGGTTCTCGGTCTTCACCGCCTCGACCCCGCAGTGGTCCCCGTCCCAGGCCGCGGAGGCGTTGGCGGAGCAGGGCTGGGACGGCATCGAGTGGCGGATCACGGATCAGGAGCCGGCGGCGGAGCCGGGCTTCTGGGTGGGCAACCGGGCGACCTGGCCGCTGCTCGGGCTGGAGGAGCACCTTGCCGAGATCGACCGGGTCACCCGCGCCTCCGGGCTGGAGTTCTCGGGCCTCGGCGGATACGTACCCAGCCACGACCGGGCCAATGTGGAGCGGATGCTGAACGCCACCGCCGTCCTCGGTGCCGGCCGGGTACGGGTGACGATGCCGGCGCTCGGCACCGGCCGGTACCCGGACCTGTTCGCCGCCACCCGGCGGGATCTGGAGTGGGCCGCCGAGCGGGCCGCCGGGTACGGGGTGAGCGTCCTGGTCGAACTGCACCACCGCACCATCGTGGCGTCCGCCTCCGCCGCCGTTCGGCTGGTCGACGGGCTCGATCCGGCTCGGGTCGGGGTGATCCACGACATCGGCAACCTGGTCATCGAGGGGCAGGAGGACTACCTGGCGGCGTTCGAGATGCTCGGACCGTACCTCGCCCATGTGCACGTGAAGAACGCCGTCTGGCGGCCGGTGGGGCAGCGGCCGGACGGGTCGACCGTCTGGGCCGAGCAGTGGGCGCCGCTGCGCGACGGGCAGGCGGACCTGGGTGCGTACTTCGGGGCACTGGCCGAGGTGGGCTACGACGGGTGGGTGACGGTGGAGGACTTCTCCACCGCCCGACCGCTCGCCGAGCGGACCCGGGACAACCTGGCGTACCTGCGTACGCTCGCCGAGCGGGTGCGCGTGGCCGATCCGTCCGGTAGTTGA
- a CDS encoding DNA topoisomerase IB encodes MRLRRTDQTKPGYTRRVRGRGVSFLDNDRRPLRDPAELRRLRELAIPPAWRDVWICPDPRGHLQATGIDAAGRKQYLYHPRWRDDRDKAKYAHVLAVARRLPAVRRRVSRDLAGRGLTRSRVLAAVVRLLDLGMFRVGGDEYATGDDPTYGVTTLRPEHVRGRSGCVVLEFTGKGGIEQVRRITDPEVCRVLRDLRRRRRDADRLFGYWEGRRWHDVHADDVNDYLRGSCGVAMTAKDFRTWHATLRTCRRLAETEPSRSSARRRRVVAEVMREVAELLGNTPAVARASYVDPRIIDRYLDGRTADIAPAASRTAAERAVIDFLSA; translated from the coding sequence ATGCGGCTTCGGCGTACCGACCAGACGAAGCCCGGTTACACCCGGCGCGTACGCGGCCGTGGGGTCAGCTTCCTCGACAATGACCGCCGACCCCTTCGTGACCCGGCCGAGTTGCGTCGGTTGCGTGAACTGGCCATCCCACCGGCCTGGCGGGACGTGTGGATCTGCCCCGACCCCCGTGGACACCTCCAGGCCACCGGAATCGACGCGGCCGGGCGCAAGCAGTACCTTTACCACCCGCGCTGGCGCGACGACCGGGACAAAGCCAAGTACGCGCACGTCCTGGCGGTCGCCCGTCGACTACCGGCGGTACGCCGCAGGGTCTCTCGTGACCTCGCCGGACGGGGGCTCACCCGGTCCCGGGTACTGGCCGCTGTGGTGCGTCTGCTCGACCTCGGGATGTTCCGGGTCGGCGGCGACGAGTACGCGACCGGCGACGACCCGACGTACGGCGTGACCACCCTGCGCCCCGAGCACGTACGGGGCCGTAGCGGTTGCGTGGTGCTGGAGTTCACCGGCAAGGGTGGGATCGAGCAGGTACGCCGGATCACCGACCCCGAGGTCTGTCGGGTGCTACGGGATCTGCGCCGTCGTCGCCGCGACGCCGACCGGCTCTTCGGTTACTGGGAGGGGCGCCGCTGGCACGACGTGCACGCCGACGACGTCAACGACTACCTGCGCGGCTCGTGTGGCGTGGCGATGACCGCGAAGGACTTCCGGACCTGGCACGCGACACTGCGCACCTGCCGGCGACTGGCCGAGACGGAGCCGTCACGATCGTCGGCGCGCCGTCGACGGGTCGTCGCCGAGGTGATGCGCGAGGTCGCCGAGCTGTTGGGAAACACTCCCGCCGTCGCCCGCGCCTCCTACGTCGACCCCAGGATCATCGACCGGTATCTCGACGGGCGAACCGCCGACATCGCCCCGGCGGCGTCCCGGACGGCGGCCGAACGCGCCGTGATCGATTTCCTCTCGGCCTGA